In Rhodothermales bacterium, the sequence TCGGCCGCCGCGATGATCTGGGCATGGCGCAGATAACTCTCGCGGGAAGGGGGTGGGCCGATACAGACGGCTTCATCCGCGAAGCGGACGTGCAGCGAATCCCGGTCCGCCGTAGAGTATACGGCAACCGTCTGCAGCCCCATCTCGTGGCAGGTCCGGATAATACGCAGCGCGATCTCGCCCCGGTTGGCGATCAGAACCTTCTTCACGTCGGTGTGGCGTTAGCGTGGGTGGGTAGGGATAGCGCGGCGCTCAATCTTTCGAGATGACAAAGAGCGGCTTCTCGAAATCGACGGGTTCTGAGTTCTGAACCAGGATCTCCTTGATCGTGCCAGCGACATCACATTCGATCTCATTCATCAGCTTCATGGCTTCGATGATGCAGAGCACGTCGCCAGGATTGACACGGTCTCCCACGTTGACGAACGGGCCGGAGTCGGGGCCCGCGGCACGGTAAAAGGTGCCCACGATGGGCGCCTTGACGATGAAGTCGTTCGAGACCACGACCGGTTCCGGGGGCGGTGGGGCGGCCGCTACCGGGGCCGGAGCCTGGGGAGCCGCGGGCATCGAGGCCACGGCTGGCGATGGGGAGTATACCGGCGGCGGCGGTCCGTAGGCCGGTTGCGGATACGCCGGGGGGTA encodes:
- the accB gene encoding acetyl-CoA carboxylase biotin carboxyl carrier protein, with the protein product YPPAYPQPAYGPPPPVYSPSPAVASMPAAPQAPAPVAAAPPPPEPVVVSNDFIVKAPIVGTFYRAAGPDSGPFVNVGDRVNPGDVLCIIEAMKLMNEIECDVAGTIKEILVQNSEPVDFEKPLFVISKD